One genomic region from Mesorhizobium terrae encodes:
- a CDS encoding glutathione S-transferase family protein: MSQQPKPILYGADYSVYVRIARLTLMEKQVEHDVVPVDIFAEGGPPEWYRALHPFSRIPAFEHDGLNLFETTAIARYVDEAFDGPALQPHEARQRAVMNQIIGLLDAYAYRALVWDIYVETVSKPRQGATPDDAVVTAALPRAEACLATLAGLKQPGTFLLGEQLTLADLHAAPMFFYFAQAAVAASMLEKNPALSGWWDAMQVRESFLATLPSS; the protein is encoded by the coding sequence ATGAGCCAGCAGCCGAAACCCATCCTCTATGGCGCCGACTACAGCGTCTATGTCCGCATCGCGCGGCTCACGCTCATGGAAAAGCAGGTCGAGCACGACGTCGTGCCGGTCGACATCTTCGCCGAGGGCGGGCCGCCCGAATGGTATCGCGCCCTGCACCCCTTCTCCAGGATACCGGCCTTCGAGCATGACGGGCTGAACCTGTTCGAGACGACGGCGATCGCGCGTTATGTCGACGAGGCTTTCGACGGCCCTGCCCTGCAGCCTCATGAGGCGCGCCAGCGTGCGGTGATGAACCAGATCATCGGCCTGCTCGACGCCTATGCCTACCGGGCGCTGGTGTGGGACATCTATGTCGAGACCGTCTCCAAGCCGAGGCAAGGCGCAACGCCCGACGACGCCGTGGTGACGGCTGCCCTGCCGCGCGCCGAAGCCTGCCTCGCGACACTGGCCGGGTTGAAGCAGCCCGGAACGTTCCTGCTCGGCGAGCAGCTGACGCTGGCCGACCTGCATGCGGCACCGATGTTTTTCTACTTCGCGCAGGCTGCAGTGGCGGCATCGATGTTGGAGAAAAATCCCGCCCTGTCCGGCTGGTGGGACGCGATGCAGGTTCGCGAGAGTTTTCTCGCGACCCTTCCTTCCAGCTAA
- a CDS encoding aldo/keto reductase — MSPTLRFNDGKQIPQLGFGVWQVPNEGANAAVTAAIQAGYRSIDTAAIYRNEQGVGDALAASSVPADELFITTKLWNSDQGYDSALKAFDASLKKLRRDSVDLYLIHWPAASLGRYVDSWKALIKLREEGRVASIGVSNFQIAHLERLKAETGVVPAINQVELHPRFQQKALRAYHEKEGIVTEAWSPLGQGTLLNDAALAALAKKHGKTVAQVILRWHLDIGNVVIPKSVTPARIVENFQVFDFKLTAEDIAAIEKLDDAKGKIGPDPDTFAMV, encoded by the coding sequence ATGAGCCCAACACTCCGTTTCAACGACGGCAAGCAGATACCGCAGCTTGGCTTCGGCGTCTGGCAGGTGCCGAACGAGGGCGCCAACGCGGCAGTGACCGCGGCCATCCAGGCCGGCTATCGTTCGATCGACACGGCCGCGATCTATCGCAACGAGCAAGGCGTGGGCGACGCGCTGGCCGCCTCCAGCGTGCCCGCCGACGAACTCTTCATCACCACGAAACTCTGGAATTCCGACCAGGGTTATGATTCGGCGCTCAAGGCCTTTGACGCCAGCCTGAAGAAATTGCGTCGTGACAGCGTCGACCTCTACCTCATCCACTGGCCGGCGGCTTCGCTCGGCCGCTATGTCGACAGCTGGAAGGCGCTGATCAAGCTGCGCGAAGAAGGACGCGTCGCCTCCATCGGCGTCTCCAACTTCCAGATCGCCCATCTGGAACGGTTGAAGGCGGAAACCGGCGTGGTGCCGGCGATCAACCAGGTGGAGCTGCATCCGCGCTTCCAGCAGAAGGCGCTGCGCGCCTATCACGAAAAGGAAGGCATCGTGACAGAAGCCTGGAGCCCGCTGGGCCAAGGCACACTGCTCAACGACGCCGCGCTGGCAGCGCTGGCCAAGAAGCACGGCAAGACCGTCGCCCAGGTGATCCTGCGCTGGCACCTCGACATCGGCAATGTCGTCATCCCGAAATCGGTGACGCCGGCCCGCATCGTCGAGAACTTCCAGGTGTTCGACTTCAAACTCACCGCGGAAGACATCGCGGCGATCGAGAAGCTGGATGACGCGAAGGGCAAGATCGGCCCCGACCCCGACACTTTCGCAATGGTGTAG
- a CDS encoding glycerophosphodiester phosphodiesterase family protein produces MRKRTIAFLGILAAAGAVWAANSSLLAGQSERRPMLIAHRGLGQTYSHVGLGRDTCTADRIYPPEHAYLENTIAGFKAAFEAGADIVEFDVHPTTDGQFAVFHDWTVDCRTEGKGVTREKSLAELKALDVGYGYTADGGKTFPFRGKGVGLMPGLDEVLAAFPDRRFLINIKSDDITEGSLLANVIGAMPAERQKSIMVYGGGKAMQAYKTALPEAVVLGTDRVIPCLLRYAALGWSGHVPADCRNTLFMLPANYAPFAWGFPNRLSERLAANGSTLVVLGDNDGSRHSTGVDDLTTLEKLPARFDGAIWTNRVDRIGPAVIAQ; encoded by the coding sequence ATGCGCAAGCGCACAATCGCCTTTCTTGGCATCCTTGCCGCCGCTGGCGCCGTCTGGGCCGCCAACAGCAGCCTGCTGGCCGGTCAAAGCGAGCGGCGCCCGATGCTGATCGCCCATCGCGGCCTTGGCCAGACCTATTCGCATGTCGGGCTGGGCCGCGACACCTGCACGGCGGACCGCATCTATCCGCCCGAGCATGCTTACCTGGAAAACACCATTGCCGGCTTCAAGGCGGCTTTCGAGGCCGGCGCCGACATCGTCGAATTCGACGTGCACCCGACCACCGACGGCCAGTTCGCGGTCTTCCATGACTGGACGGTGGACTGCCGCACGGAGGGCAAGGGCGTGACCCGCGAAAAGAGCCTGGCCGAACTCAAGGCTCTGGATGTCGGCTATGGCTACACGGCCGACGGCGGCAAGACCTTTCCGTTTCGCGGCAAGGGTGTCGGGCTGATGCCCGGCTTGGACGAGGTGCTGGCCGCGTTTCCCGACCGGCGTTTCCTCATCAACATCAAGAGCGACGACATCACTGAGGGAAGCCTGCTGGCCAACGTCATCGGCGCGATGCCGGCGGAGCGGCAGAAGTCGATCATGGTCTATGGCGGCGGCAAGGCGATGCAGGCCTACAAGACGGCGCTGCCGGAGGCGGTGGTGCTCGGCACCGACCGCGTTATCCCCTGCCTGTTGCGTTACGCCGCTCTTGGTTGGAGCGGCCATGTGCCGGCGGACTGCCGCAACACGCTGTTCATGCTGCCGGCCAACTACGCGCCGTTTGCCTGGGGTTTTCCCAACCGGCTCAGCGAACGGCTCGCCGCCAACGGTTCGACGCTGGTGGTGTTGGGCGACAATGACGGGTCGAGACATTCGACCGGCGTCGACGATTTGACGACACTGGAGAAGCTGCCGGCGCGCTTCGACGGCGCGATCTGGACCAACCGCGTCGACCGCATCGGCCCGGCGGTGATTGCTCAGTAG
- the alaS gene encoding alanine--tRNA ligase has product MSGVNEIRSTFLDYFRKEGHEIVASSPLVPRNDPTLMFTNAGMVQFKNVFTGLEKRPYSRAATAQKSVRAGGKHNDLDNVGYTARHLTFFEMLGNFSFGDYFKERAIELAWTLITKHFGLKKDKLLVTVYHTDDEAAGYWKKIAGFSDDRIIRIATSDNFWAMGDTGPCGPCSEIFIDRGEHIWGGPPGSPEEDGDRFLEFWNLVFMQYEQVSKDQRVDLPRPSIDTGMGLERMASILQGVESVFETDLFRHLIDAASSALGHGPNADNVGSFRVIADHLRSSSFLVADGVLPSNEGRGYVLRRIMRRAMRHAQLLGASEPLMWKLVPALVREMGQAYPELVRGEALITETLKLEETRFRKTLVRGLGLLGEATDKLGAGDMLDGETAFKLYDTYGFPLDLTQDALRQRSISVDLAGFTDAMERQKAEARAHWAGSGEAATETVWFSVRDKTGATEFLGYETEKAEGIVATIVRDGKVVDDAKEGDTVAIVVNQTPFYGESGGQMGDTGTITGEGFRIDVTDTQKKADGLFVHLGKVAKGAVKTGVAVELEVDHARRSRLRSNHSATHLIHEALREVLGTHVAQKGSLVAPERLRFDISHNKPISAEEMEVVERMANEIVVQNSPVTTRLMSVDDAIAEGAMALFGEKYGDEVRVVAMGTGLHGAKANRPYSVELCGGTHVKATGDIGLVRIVSDSGVAAGVRRIEALTGEAARRHLDEQDRRLKTVAATLKISPADVPARVEALLEERKKLERELTDAKKKLAMGGGAANGAAETASETVAGVGFMGKAVSGVAPKDLKSLADEGKKALGSGVVVLVGEADGKASVVVAVTEDLTARFSAVDLVRVASAALGGQGGGGRPDMAQAGGPDASKADDAIAAVRATLAA; this is encoded by the coding sequence ATGAGTGGCGTGAACGAAATCCGGTCGACCTTTCTCGACTATTTCCGCAAGGAAGGGCACGAGATTGTCGCCTCCAGCCCGCTGGTGCCGCGCAACGACCCGACGCTGATGTTCACCAATGCCGGCATGGTGCAGTTCAAGAACGTCTTCACGGGTCTCGAGAAGCGGCCCTATTCGCGCGCCGCGACCGCCCAGAAGAGCGTGCGCGCCGGCGGCAAGCACAACGACCTCGACAATGTCGGCTACACCGCGCGCCATCTCACCTTCTTCGAAATGCTCGGCAATTTCTCCTTCGGCGACTATTTCAAGGAACGCGCCATCGAACTTGCCTGGACCCTGATCACCAAGCATTTCGGGCTGAAGAAGGACAAGCTGCTCGTCACCGTCTACCACACCGACGACGAGGCGGCCGGCTACTGGAAGAAGATCGCCGGTTTTTCCGACGACCGCATCATCCGCATCGCCACCTCCGACAATTTCTGGGCGATGGGCGACACCGGCCCGTGCGGCCCGTGCTCGGAAATCTTCATCGACCGCGGCGAGCACATCTGGGGCGGCCCTCCCGGCAGCCCGGAAGAGGACGGCGACCGCTTCCTCGAATTCTGGAACCTGGTCTTCATGCAATATGAGCAGGTTTCGAAGGATCAACGCGTCGACCTGCCGCGCCCCTCGATCGACACCGGCATGGGGCTGGAGCGCATGGCTTCCATCCTGCAAGGGGTGGAGAGCGTCTTCGAGACCGACCTGTTCCGCCATCTGATCGACGCGGCGTCCTCCGCCCTCGGCCATGGCCCGAATGCCGATAATGTCGGTTCCTTCCGCGTCATCGCCGATCATCTGCGCTCCTCCTCGTTCCTGGTGGCCGACGGCGTGCTGCCCTCCAACGAAGGCCGCGGCTATGTACTGCGCCGCATCATGCGGCGCGCCATGCGCCATGCGCAGCTCTTGGGCGCTTCCGAGCCGCTGATGTGGAAGCTGGTGCCGGCGCTGGTGCGCGAGATGGGCCAGGCCTATCCGGAACTGGTGCGCGGCGAGGCGCTGATCACCGAGACGCTGAAGCTGGAGGAAACCCGCTTCCGCAAGACGCTGGTGCGCGGCCTCGGCCTGCTCGGCGAGGCAACCGACAAGCTCGGCGCCGGCGACATGCTGGACGGCGAGACCGCCTTCAAGCTCTACGACACCTACGGCTTCCCGCTGGACCTGACGCAGGATGCGCTACGCCAGCGCTCGATCTCCGTTGATCTCGCCGGCTTCACCGACGCGATGGAGCGGCAGAAGGCGGAAGCCCGCGCCCATTGGGCGGGCTCCGGCGAGGCGGCCACCGAGACCGTCTGGTTCTCCGTGCGCGACAAGACTGGCGCCACCGAATTCCTCGGTTACGAGACCGAGAAGGCGGAAGGCATCGTCGCCACCATCGTGCGCGATGGCAAGGTGGTCGACGACGCCAAGGAAGGCGATACGGTTGCCATCGTCGTCAACCAGACGCCGTTCTACGGCGAGTCCGGCGGCCAGATGGGCGATACCGGCACGATCACCGGCGAAGGTTTCCGCATCGACGTCACCGACACGCAGAAGAAGGCCGATGGCCTGTTCGTCCATCTCGGCAAGGTTGCCAAAGGCGCGGTGAAGACCGGCGTCGCCGTCGAACTCGAGGTCGACCATGCGCGCCGTTCGCGCCTGCGCTCCAACCATTCGGCCACGCACCTCATCCACGAGGCGCTGCGCGAGGTGCTGGGCACGCATGTCGCCCAGAAGGGCTCGCTGGTGGCGCCCGAGCGGCTGCGTTTCGACATCTCGCACAACAAGCCGATTTCGGCCGAGGAGATGGAAGTGGTCGAGCGGATGGCGAACGAGATCGTCGTGCAGAACAGCCCGGTCACCACGCGGCTGATGTCGGTCGACGACGCCATTGCCGAAGGCGCCATGGCGCTGTTCGGCGAAAAATATGGCGACGAGGTGCGGGTGGTCGCGATGGGCACCGGCCTGCATGGCGCCAAGGCCAACCGGCCCTATTCGGTCGAGCTGTGCGGCGGTACCCATGTGAAGGCGACCGGCGACATCGGCCTCGTGCGCATCGTCTCGGACAGCGGTGTGGCCGCCGGCGTGCGCCGCATCGAGGCGCTGACCGGTGAGGCGGCGCGCCGCCATCTCGATGAGCAGGACCGGCGCCTGAAGACGGTGGCGGCGACGCTGAAGATTTCGCCGGCCGACGTGCCCGCGCGGGTGGAAGCGCTGCTGGAAGAGCGCAAGAAGCTGGAGCGCGAACTGACCGACGCGAAGAAGAAGCTCGCCATGGGCGGCGGCGCTGCCAACGGCGCTGCCGAGACCGCGTCCGAGACGGTGGCCGGCGTCGGTTTCATGGGCAAGGCGGTGTCGGGTGTCGCGCCGAAGGACCTGAAGTCGCTGGCCGACGAAGGCAAGAAGGCACTGGGCTCCGGCGTGGTCGTGCTGGTCGGCGAGGCCGACGGCAAGGCGAGCGTCGTCGTCGCCGTCACCGAGGATCTCACCGCGCGTTTCAGCGCGGTCGATCTGGTGCGGGTCGCCTCGGCCGCACTCGGCGGGCAGGGCGGCGGCGGCCGGCCCGATATGGCGCAGGCCGGCGGCCCCGATGCCTCCAAGGCCGACGACGCGATCGCCGCGGTCAGGGCGACACTGGCGGCCTGA
- the recA gene encoding recombinase RecA: MAQNSLRLVEDNSVDKTKALDAALSQIERAFGKGSIMRLGANEQVVEIETVPTGSLGLDIALGVGGLPRGRIIEIYGPESSGKTTLALHTVAEAQKKGGICAFVDAEHALDPVYARKLGVNLENLLISQPDTGEQALEICDTLVRSGAIDVLVVDSVAALTPRAEIEGEMGDSLPGLQARLMSQALRKLTASISRSNTMVIFINQIRMKIGVMFGSPETTTGGNALKFYASVRLDIRRIGSIKDRDEVVGNQTRVKVVKNKLAPPFKVIEFDIMYGEGVSKTGELVDLGVKAGIVEKSGAWFSYNSQRLGQGRENAKQFLRDNPDTANEIELALRQNAGLIAEKLLQNGGADNDLDDAAEG; the protein is encoded by the coding sequence ATGGCTCAGAATAGCTTGAGGCTTGTAGAGGACAATTCGGTGGACAAAACAAAAGCTCTGGACGCTGCGCTGTCGCAGATCGAGCGGGCATTCGGCAAGGGCTCGATCATGCGGCTCGGCGCCAATGAGCAGGTGGTCGAGATCGAGACGGTGCCGACCGGCTCGCTGGGACTCGACATCGCGCTCGGCGTCGGTGGCCTGCCACGCGGCCGCATCATTGAAATCTACGGGCCGGAAAGCTCGGGCAAGACCACGCTGGCGCTGCACACGGTGGCGGAAGCGCAAAAGAAGGGCGGCATCTGCGCCTTCGTCGATGCCGAGCACGCGCTCGACCCGGTCTATGCCCGCAAGCTGGGCGTCAATCTCGAAAATCTCCTGATCTCGCAGCCGGACACCGGCGAGCAGGCGCTGGAGATTTGCGACACGCTGGTGCGCTCGGGCGCCATCGACGTTCTGGTGGTGGACTCGGTCGCGGCGTTGACGCCGCGTGCCGAAATCGAGGGCGAGATGGGCGATTCGCTGCCTGGCCTGCAAGCCCGCCTGATGAGCCAGGCGCTGCGCAAGCTCACCGCCTCCATCTCGCGCTCCAACACCATGGTCATCTTCATCAACCAGATCCGCATGAAGATCGGCGTCATGTTCGGCTCGCCCGAAACCACCACCGGCGGCAACGCGCTGAAGTTCTACGCTTCGGTGCGCCTCGACATCCGCCGTATCGGCTCGATCAAGGACCGCGACGAGGTCGTCGGCAACCAGACCCGCGTCAAGGTGGTCAAGAACAAGCTGGCGCCGCCCTTCAAGGTCATCGAATTCGACATCATGTATGGCGAAGGCGTGTCGAAGACCGGCGAGCTGGTCGATCTCGGCGTCAAGGCCGGCATTGTCGAGAAGTCGGGCGCCTGGTTCTCCTACAATTCCCAGCGCCTCGGTCAGGGTCGCGAGAACGCCAAGCAGTTCCTGCGCGACAATCCGGATACGGCAAACGAAATCGAACTGGCGCTGCGGCAGAATGCCGGGCTGATCGCCGAGAAGCTCCTGCAGAACGGCGGCGCCGACAACGACCTAGACGACGCCGCGGAGGGGTGA
- a CDS encoding carbohydrate kinase family protein, producing the protein MNQPPKLFAAGGAHIDRRGQVAGAYVPAASNPGTMREDVGGGVFNALRTVVRRGVSASLISTRGGDGAGETVARAIAEAGIADLSATFLDRTTPSYTAILDRDGELVVGFADMGLYELAFPKQMRRASVRTAVDQADAVLTDANLPTAALERLTATAGEKPVFVIAISPAKVVRLAPIFERPALLFMNRREASALTGLARDAGEAELVAGLRGIGLRGGVVTAGDRPALGFDKDGAFSIAPPPPRAVVDVTGAGDALAGATVAALLHGQPLRAALREGVAAAGLAIESPLAIPDFTPASFAAALALVPQAREVA; encoded by the coding sequence ATGAACCAGCCCCCCAAGCTTTTCGCGGCCGGCGGCGCGCATATCGACCGGCGCGGCCAGGTAGCGGGCGCCTATGTGCCGGCGGCGTCCAACCCCGGCACCATGCGCGAGGATGTCGGCGGCGGTGTCTTCAACGCGCTGCGCACGGTGGTGCGGCGCGGCGTTTCGGCCTCGCTCATCTCCACACGCGGCGGCGACGGCGCCGGCGAGACGGTGGCGCGCGCCATCGCCGAGGCCGGCATCGCCGACCTCTCCGCGACATTCCTCGACCGCACCACGCCGAGCTACACGGCGATCCTCGACCGCGACGGCGAGCTGGTGGTGGGTTTCGCCGATATGGGGCTTTATGAGCTGGCCTTTCCCAAACAGATGCGGCGCGCCAGCGTGCGCACGGCGGTGGATCAGGCAGACGCCGTGCTCACCGACGCCAATTTGCCGACGGCGGCGCTGGAGCGGCTGACCGCGACGGCCGGCGAAAAACCGGTCTTCGTCATCGCCATCTCGCCGGCCAAGGTGGTGCGGCTGGCACCGATCTTCGAGCGCCCTGCCTTGCTGTTCATGAACCGGCGCGAGGCATCGGCGCTGACCGGCCTGGCGCGCGACGCAGGCGAGGCCGAGCTGGTGGCCGGCCTGCGCGGCATCGGCCTGCGCGGCGGCGTGGTGACGGCGGGAGACCGGCCGGCGCTCGGCTTCGACAAGGACGGTGCCTTCTCGATCGCGCCGCCGCCGCCCCGCGCGGTCGTCGACGTCACCGGCGCGGGCGATGCGCTGGCCGGCGCCACTGTCGCCGCATTGCTGCATGGCCAGCCGCTGCGCGCCGCCTTGCGCGAGGGCGTGGCGGCGGCCGGGCTTGCCATCGAAAGCCCGCTCGCCATACCCGACTTCACCCCGGCATCCTTTGCCGCAGCCCTGGCCCTTGTGCCGCAGGCGCGGGAAGTGGCATGA
- a CDS encoding pseudouridine-5'-phosphate glycosidase, producing the protein MTLETARPYIDIHAPVAEALAAGRPVVALESTIITHGMPYPDNGAMAANVEKIIADEGAVPATIAVVKGRIKIGLSDGERESLAMTGDAMKLSRADFAFAVAEGRTGGTTVAATMIAAHMAGIKVFATGGIGGVHKGAEKSFDISADLDELARTPVIVVSAGAKAILDIEKTLEVLETRGVPVIGHGCETMPAFWSRQSPFRAPLTLDAPEKIAKLFKTRQALGIDGGVLVANPVPVADEIPAAEMAGYIEAAQKAAEAQNVTGKSVTPFLLGKILELTNGRSLKTNIALVENNARVAARVAKAL; encoded by the coding sequence ATGACGCTTGAAACCGCCCGCCCCTATATCGACATCCACGCCCCGGTGGCGGAAGCACTGGCAGCCGGGCGCCCGGTGGTGGCGCTGGAATCGACCATCATCACCCACGGCATGCCCTATCCCGACAATGGCGCGATGGCGGCCAATGTCGAGAAGATCATTGCCGATGAAGGCGCGGTTCCGGCGACGATCGCCGTGGTCAAGGGCCGCATCAAGATCGGCCTTTCCGACGGCGAGCGCGAATCGCTGGCCATGACGGGCGATGCCATGAAGCTGTCGCGCGCCGATTTCGCCTTCGCCGTCGCCGAAGGCCGCACCGGCGGCACGACGGTGGCGGCAACCATGATCGCCGCGCATATGGCCGGCATCAAGGTGTTCGCGACCGGCGGCATCGGCGGCGTACACAAGGGCGCCGAAAAGAGCTTTGACATCTCCGCCGACCTCGACGAGCTGGCCCGCACGCCGGTGATCGTGGTGTCGGCCGGCGCCAAGGCGATCCTCGACATCGAAAAGACGCTGGAAGTGCTGGAGACGCGCGGCGTGCCGGTGATCGGCCATGGCTGCGAGACGATGCCGGCCTTCTGGTCGAGGCAGTCGCCTTTCCGCGCGCCGCTGACGCTGGACGCACCCGAAAAGATCGCGAAGCTGTTCAAGACGCGCCAGGCGCTCGGCATCGATGGCGGCGTGCTGGTGGCCAATCCGGTTCCGGTCGCCGACGAGATCCCGGCGGCCGAAATGGCCGGCTATATCGAGGCGGCGCAGAAGGCGGCGGAAGCACAGAATGTCACCGGCAAGTCGGTGACACCGTTCCTGCTCGGCAAAATCCTCGAACTCACCAACGGCCGCAGCCTGAAGACCAATATCGCGCTGGTGGAAAACAATGCCCGCGTCGCGGCGCGGGTTGCCAAGGCGCTGTAG
- a CDS encoding TfoX/Sxy family protein: protein MDNDAIADLFAGLGPVDIRRLFGGKGIYFDNVIIAIDLRGELMLKGDAQLASEFEAAGCRQWSYVGSKHGKQVSMPYWTVPDGAVDDPDEMAAWARKSYEAGLRAGK from the coding sequence ATGGACAATGACGCTATCGCCGATCTTTTCGCCGGCCTCGGCCCGGTCGACATCCGCCGCCTGTTCGGTGGCAAGGGCATTTATTTCGACAATGTCATCATCGCCATCGATCTGCGCGGCGAATTGATGCTGAAGGGCGATGCCCAGCTGGCTTCCGAGTTCGAGGCCGCCGGCTGCAGGCAATGGAGTTATGTCGGCTCCAAGCATGGCAAGCAGGTTTCCATGCCTTACTGGACCGTGCCCGACGGTGCCGTCGACGATCCCGACGAAATGGCCGCCTGGGCGCGCAAATCCTACGAAGCGGGCCTGCGCGCCGGAAAATGA
- a CDS encoding GFA family protein, which yields MPMLLQGSCRCGAVHFEVESHTPVPYQLCYCSICRKQQGSGGYAINLGANSATLKVSGGEKLGVYRAEIQDDERPVCETATGERNFCTHCGSALWLYDPTWPELVHPFASAVDTDLPAPPERTHLMLKYKAGWTEPNIRDGDKVFALYPEESIADWHRRTGMWVE from the coding sequence ATGCCCATGCTTCTTCAAGGCTCCTGCCGTTGCGGCGCCGTCCACTTCGAGGTCGAGAGCCACACGCCCGTGCCCTATCAGCTCTGCTATTGCTCGATCTGCCGCAAGCAGCAGGGCAGCGGCGGCTATGCGATCAATCTTGGCGCCAACTCCGCGACGCTGAAGGTGAGCGGCGGGGAAAAGCTCGGCGTCTATCGCGCCGAAATCCAGGACGACGAACGGCCGGTCTGCGAAACCGCCACCGGCGAGCGCAATTTCTGCACGCACTGCGGCTCGGCGCTGTGGCTCTACGATCCGACCTGGCCCGAACTCGTGCATCCCTTCGCGTCGGCCGTCGACACCGACCTGCCGGCGCCGCCGGAGCGCACGCATCTGATGCTGAAATACAAGGCCGGCTGGACGGAGCCGAACATCCGCGACGGCGACAAGGTGTTTGCTCTCTATCCTGAGGAATCGATCGCGGACTGGCATCGGCGGACCGGCATGTGGGTGGAATGA
- the sufA gene encoding Fe-S cluster assembly scaffold SufA, producing MGRFAVISMTDKAAERVREIMATRENAHGIRLGIKKGGCAGMEYTVDLVTEPNPKDDHIERDGAHVYVAPEAALFLFGTEMDFEQTTLRTGLTFRNPNQSSACGCGESVELKPADLKALAEARAQSAA from the coding sequence ATGGGACGCTTCGCCGTCATTTCGATGACCGACAAGGCCGCTGAGCGCGTGCGCGAGATCATGGCCACGCGCGAGAATGCGCATGGCATCCGCCTCGGCATCAAGAAGGGCGGCTGCGCCGGCATGGAATATACGGTCGACCTGGTGACCGAGCCCAATCCCAAGGACGACCATATCGAACGCGACGGCGCCCACGTCTATGTCGCGCCGGAGGCGGCACTGTTCCTGTTCGGCACCGAGATGGATTTCGAGCAGACGACGCTGCGCACCGGCTTAACCTTCCGCAATCCGAACCAGTCTTCCGCTTGTGGCTGCGGCGAATCGGTCGAGCTGAAGCCCGCCGACCTCAAGGCGCTGGCCGAAGCCCGCGCCCAAAGCGCGGCGTAA
- a CDS encoding type II toxin-antitoxin system RelE/ParE family toxin: MSRLRFTSEALENLADIAFYIAMSTGSRPLAENFVKQITQKCGRLASLPGTLGRDRSELRTGLRSIVLKGYVIFFRYRDDIVEVVTVLEGHRDIDGYFHDEES; encoded by the coding sequence ATGAGCAGACTGCGCTTCACCAGCGAGGCGCTCGAGAATCTGGCTGACATCGCATTCTATATTGCAATGAGCACGGGCAGCCGCCCGCTTGCGGAGAACTTCGTTAAGCAGATAACGCAGAAATGCGGCCGCCTTGCATCTCTCCCTGGCACGCTTGGGCGCGACAGGTCCGAACTTCGGACCGGTCTACGCAGCATCGTATTGAAGGGCTACGTCATTTTCTTCCGCTATCGAGACGATATCGTCGAAGTGGTGACAGTTCTGGAAGGTCATAGGGATATAGATGGCTACTTTCACGACGAAGAAAGCTGA
- a CDS encoding type II toxin-antitoxin system ParD family antitoxin — protein MNVSLGERWENFVATAVEEGRYGSASEVVREGLRLVEEREAKLASLRQTIKAAIDRGGSHSAEEVEAAVKARLDRLNLGEASR, from the coding sequence ATGAACGTTTCTCTTGGCGAGCGCTGGGAAAACTTTGTCGCGACGGCGGTCGAGGAAGGCCGTTACGGCTCCGCGAGCGAGGTTGTGCGCGAAGGTCTTCGCCTCGTGGAGGAACGGGAGGCCAAACTGGCGTCCCTTCGACAGACGATCAAGGCTGCCATCGATCGCGGCGGCAGCCATAGCGCCGAAGAGGTCGAAGCCGCGGTCAAGGCCCGGCTCGACCGGTTGAATCTCGGCGAAGCGTCGCGCTGA
- a CDS encoding SUF system Fe-S cluster assembly protein — translation MQDAAITEQETPPPAAAASAIPADELARITDDIVSALKTVYDPEIPADIYELGLVYKIDIEDDRSVKIDMTLTAPGCPVAGEMPGWVENAVGAVEGVSGVEVKMVFDPPWTPDRMSEEAQVAVGWY, via the coding sequence ATGCAGGACGCCGCCATCACCGAACAAGAGACGCCACCGCCGGCCGCTGCCGCCTCGGCCATTCCCGCCGACGAGCTGGCGCGCATCACCGACGACATCGTCTCGGCGCTGAAGACCGTCTACGACCCCGAAATCCCGGCCGACATCTATGAGCTCGGCCTGGTCTACAAGATCGACATCGAGGACGACCGTTCGGTCAAGATCGACATGACGCTGACCGCGCCCGGCTGCCCGGTGGCCGGCGAGATGCCGGGCTGGGTCGAGAACGCCGTCGGCGCCGTCGAAGGCGTTTCCGGCGTCGAGGTCAAGATGGTGTTCGACCCGCCATGGACGCCCGACCGCATGTCGGAAGAGGCGCAGGTCGCGGTCGGCTGGTATTAG